From Calothrix sp. PCC 6303, a single genomic window includes:
- a CDS encoding sulfate/molybdate ABC transporter ATP-binding protein, with protein sequence MGIVVESVSKQFGGFKAVDEVSLEIDSGSLVALLGPSGSGKSTLLRLIAGLEMPNSGRILLTGKDATDQSVQERNIGFVFQHYALFKHLSVRENIAFGLEIRKAPKAKIRAKVEELLDLVQLRGLGDRYPSQLSGGQRQRVALARALAVEPNVLLLDEPFGALDAKVRKDLRVWLRRLHDEVHVTTVFVTHDQEEAMEVSDEIVVMNKGKVEQVGTPAHIYDHPASAFVMSFIGPVNVLPSSSGIFQGNGFDSVHPEMFLRPQDVIIDTEPSDTGVSARVSRLIHLGWEIQVELTLDDGQVVSAHLSRDRFDELNLEPQQKVYVKPKDAKSFPLYYSI encoded by the coding sequence GTGGGCATAGTAGTTGAAAGTGTATCGAAGCAATTTGGCGGATTTAAAGCTGTCGATGAGGTCAGCTTAGAGATTGATAGCGGTTCGCTGGTGGCACTTTTAGGACCATCAGGTTCAGGAAAGTCTACTCTATTGCGGTTAATTGCAGGTTTAGAAATGCCCAATAGTGGCAGAATCTTATTAACTGGTAAGGATGCCACAGACCAAAGTGTACAGGAGCGAAATATTGGATTTGTATTTCAGCACTATGCTCTGTTTAAGCACTTAAGTGTGCGGGAAAATATTGCTTTTGGGTTAGAGATTCGCAAGGCACCGAAAGCTAAGATCCGAGCAAAGGTAGAAGAATTGTTGGATTTAGTACAGCTGCGGGGATTAGGCGATCGCTATCCGTCTCAACTGTCGGGAGGACAACGGCAACGGGTAGCATTAGCCAGAGCTTTGGCGGTGGAACCCAATGTTTTATTATTAGATGAGCCATTTGGAGCGCTGGATGCGAAGGTACGTAAAGATTTACGTGTCTGGTTACGTAGATTACATGATGAAGTCCATGTAACTACTGTATTTGTCACCCACGACCAGGAAGAAGCCATGGAAGTATCTGACGAAATTGTGGTGATGAATAAAGGCAAAGTGGAACAGGTGGGTACACCTGCACATATCTACGATCATCCAGCATCCGCATTTGTCATGAGTTTTATTGGTCCGGTGAACGTGTTACCTAGTTCTTCGGGGATTTTCCAAGGTAATGGATTTGATTCAGTTCATCCAGAAATGTTTTTACGCCCCCAAGATGTAATTATTGACACCGAGCCTAGTGATACAGGCGTATCGGCAAGGGTGAGTAGATTAATACATTTAGGTTGGGAAATTCAAGTAGAATTGACATTAGATGATGGGCAAGTAGTAAGCGCGCATTTATCACGCGATCGCTTTGACGAACTAAACCTTGAACCGCAACAAAAGGTCTACGTTAAACCCAAAGATGCTAAATCATTTCCCCTTTATTACTCAATATAA
- a CDS encoding IS982 family transposase, giving the protein MNMIDAPSLLTIIYVLVDDWYTQHGNRLVPSLPGPQPVFSDSELLTLVLAMDYFPYPGEQQFLGFIRANYLNLFPKLLDQSQFNRRVRRLEGLLEELRRFWVSEMGATFERTLLLDTKPIPVLGYKRSKRQSDFTRSASYGHCASRKMNYFGYKLVVISTLAGVPLVYSLVPAHTDEREAAEVVLQFVRGCNILADKGFIGTQWQAEVSRTTNNRIFTAKRVNQHQQTPAAFERLLNHFRERIEGVFNEVQNTGRNLERLLRKKVDGLCTHVAAKMASHTLRILLRQQFGIDVLTFEQTPVQSYS; this is encoded by the coding sequence ATGAACATGATAGACGCTCCCAGTTTATTGACCATCATTTATGTATTAGTGGATGATTGGTACACTCAACATGGCAATCGCCTTGTTCCTTCGTTGCCCGGACCGCAACCAGTATTCAGTGATAGCGAACTGTTGACTTTAGTGCTAGCAATGGACTATTTTCCATACCCTGGTGAGCAGCAGTTTTTAGGGTTTATCCGGGCGAACTACCTCAACCTGTTTCCCAAATTGTTAGATCAGAGCCAGTTCAATCGACGGGTGCGGCGATTAGAAGGATTGTTGGAGGAATTGCGACGCTTCTGGGTAAGCGAGATGGGAGCGACCTTCGAGCGTACCCTACTGCTTGATACCAAACCGATACCCGTATTGGGCTATAAGCGTAGCAAACGCCAGAGTGATTTTACCCGAAGCGCTAGCTATGGTCACTGTGCTAGCCGTAAGATGAATTATTTTGGCTACAAGTTGGTGGTTATAAGCACCCTGGCGGGTGTGCCGTTGGTATATTCTCTTGTGCCTGCTCATACCGATGAACGAGAAGCGGCGGAAGTGGTTTTACAATTCGTTCGGGGGTGTAACATCCTGGCAGATAAGGGCTTTATTGGCACCCAGTGGCAAGCTGAGGTATCAAGAACTACCAACAATCGTATCTTTACCGCCAAAAGAGTTAATCAACACCAACAAACTCCTGCTGCCTTTGAGCGGCTCCTTAACCATTTTCGAGAACGGATTGAGGGAGTGTTCAATGAGGTACAAAATACAGGACGCAACCTCGAACGCTTGCTTAGAAAGAAAGTTGACGGACTTTGCACCCATGTTGCCGCTAAAATGGCAAGTCATACGCTGCGTATCCTATTGCGTCAGCAATTTGGCATTGATGTTCTCACCTTTGAGCAGACTCCTGTTCAATCCTATTCATAA